CCTTAGAAAGACCACAACAAAGAATTCACTTTAAGAGGTACTGTGTGCATACGTGTGCATGTGGATGCTGTTTGCTGTGCTGAGATGGGCAGCATTTCTAAGACAAGCAGTCTAAGAGAGGAGACATGTTTTCTCATTAACCAACAAGTCTCAGCATCACTGTTTGAAACATAAACTTTATTGcaacaaagaattaaaaatagtaCATCTGAAAGAGTTGCAGAGTGCATGTCATTAAAGAACTAGTCAGAAATCACAACTCAAGCAAATCGTGTACAATTGGAACAGAAAGTTTTATTAAACCAACTGGAAATCAAACTCaaattttccttgtttgtttaatttcacCATAACCGTGGATTGTGTATTTACAGTCTTCGCCTCTTGTGGTGAAGGTTCTGCTCAGGGTGGGGGGCTAGGAAgaaggcagggatggatggGGAGGAGAGGTGGGTTTCAAAAGCTAACAGGATGTGAAAGTTTTCCAGAAGAAGTTCTTGCAGCCAGCTTTGCGTTCCCGGGGTGCCAGCGCGGGGTTTGAGTTAGCTGAGCGCTCCAGCTCCAGTCTCACTTCATCCTGCTCAGCCCCTCGGGACAAGTCCTCAGACTCCAGGGCTTCATTTTCTGTCTGGCTTGGCTCTGAAAGCAGTTCTGCCAAAAAGTACTTGGCCAGTTCCttggggagaagagagggaaagagagagagaccaCAATTACTCTTTGGCTTTTGGGGGCTCACCACTCAGTCCCTCTAAGATACCTTTGTGCCCAGGTTAGAGACATGCTCAACAATGGTGGAGAAGGGGAGCCCTGGCTTTCCAACAAGCCCAGCGTGACAGCTGCTACGCAGCAGCTGTGCCTGTGAAATAAAGCGGAGAAGAGCTCTGACATCTACCTGGTGCGGGAAGGAGACTGCCATCCCAGCTGTGGCAGGGAACGAGCTCATCCGAGCACCACCCCACCTTTCCTTCCCACCGGCCCAGCACGCTATGCTGGACTCAGCGAGGATGCTGCTAAAATGACACAGGAAAGGTCTTTGGGGAACTTTCAGGGGAAGCTGAGTTGGGGAACCTTCTAACTGGgggttatttttcctcttgcccCTCCAAGCCCTGGGTGTCCCCTTGCATGACTAAAGATAtcctcttgctgtgctgaggcaGCTGCCTTGGCTTAAAGCCCTGGAGAGCTTCACCAGCGGCTCTGCCCTTTGCCCCAGCAGTGGCTGCTCCTCATCATCCACCAGCACacggctgggctgggggggtctccccttccctcctccagctgcccagCCTGTCACTGGCTCAGCCCTGGCAGGGAACCAGGGGATCTCCTGGGGACCCGGCACCTGCAGCAAGACATGGGGGTTCTGAAACAGGGTCATTGAGAAGGTCCGGTGAGGAACTGGAGGTCTGCACTGAGGGCACTGGGGTGTCCAGTGGGGAACTGGAGGGGTCTGCAGCAGCGAAGCTGGGGGTCTGCAGCGGGGGTGCCAAGGACTCTGGTGGGGAAACGGAGGGTCTGCAGTGGGAAACTGGGGGTGTCTCTGGAGGAGAAGCAGGGTTCTGCAGTGGAGAAGCGGGGGTGTAAAGCCAGGACGCCGGGGTGCCCAGCAGGGTGCCCGAGGGGTGCCCGCCCCGTCGCGGGGCTCTCACCTGCTTCCCTGCGGCGGCAGCCAGGGACTTCTGCAGGAACTGCCGGAGCCGCGGGTCCGAGGGGGCGGCCGAGACGGTGCCGAGGGCCAGGGCGATGgagagcagggccagggcgCACTGGAGGCGGCACGACAGCATCTCGCCGGCGGGTCGGGCGCggagaggcggcggcggggaggcggcggcggctccgctgCGGCTCGGCTCCGGCGTTGGGGATCTCCTCGCCGGCCGCTGCCTTTATAAACCCTTCTTCTGACGTCAAGGCGGGGGCGCCCCCCTCGCCCCACGCCGCCGGGGGTGGGTCCCTGCCCAGGaccggggcggggtgggggggtgggcggggggcgCCAGGGCCAGGGATGCTCTCTGCCCGGGGCTGGCCAGGCGCCGACGGTGCCCCCCGACTACGCCCCCGCGGCCACCCCTCGGCCCCCCAGCGCGTTTTCTGCCCAAATCACTGCCCCTCCG
This sequence is a window from Phalacrocorax carbo chromosome 7, bPhaCar2.1, whole genome shotgun sequence. Protein-coding genes within it:
- the SST gene encoding somatostatin; its protein translation is MLSCRLQCALALLSIALALGTVSAAPSDPRLRQFLQKSLAAAAGKQELAKYFLAELLSEPSQTENEALESEDLSRGAEQDEVRLELERSANSNPALAPRERKAGCKNFFWKTFTSC